In Astatotilapia calliptera chromosome 20, fAstCal1.2, whole genome shotgun sequence, one genomic interval encodes:
- the LOC113012985 gene encoding protein ANTAGONIST OF LIKE HETEROCHROMATIN PROTEIN 1-like: MAAVLETRDQFGEFHHLLQELRLDDGRFQRYHRLSLGQFEDLLSRVGPRIARLDTNYRRSIPPAERLSICLRFLATGDSFRTIAFSFRVGVSTVSQIIPQVATAIWDCLVDDFMAVPSTQDWRSIAEGFQERWNFPLCCGALDGKHVQTKAPPNSGSMFHNYKGTFSIVLLAVVDAEHRFRVIDVGGYGRTSDGGILANSTFGQALRAGTLHLPPDQPLPGGEHRGAQPHVFVADEAFPLRRELMRPFPGRLLPLQKRVFNYRLSRARMIVEGAFGILSSQWRLYRRAMELRPEIAEKCVKATCVLHNFLRCVDERGAPAVGGVAPAVVEPLQGLGRVAANNSSREAVLVREKFMAHFSAEGAVSWQPKE, translated from the exons atggcagct gtcctcgaGACGCGTGatcagtttggtgagtttcaccatttgctacaggagctgcgcctggatgacggcagATTCCAGCGATATCATCGCCTGTCactcggccagtttgaggacctgctttcccgCGTCGGTCCCAGAATtgcccgcctagacaccaattACAGGCGCTCAATTCCACCAGCAGAGCGCCTGTccatctgcctgag gttccttgccaccggggactccttcaggaccatcgcgttcagttttcgagtcggtgtgtccacggtgagccagatcatcccccaggtagcgacggccatctgggactgtctagtggacgatttcatggctgtgccttcaactcaagactggcggtccattgcagagggattccaggagcgctggaacttccctctctgctgtggagctctggatgggaagcacgtccagacGAAGGCACCCCCCAACTCAGGATCCATGTTCCACAACTACAAGGGAACTTTTTCCATTGTTCTCCTTGCGGTTGTGGATGCAGAGCATCGCTTCCGCGTCATTGATGTTGGGGGGTACGGGAGGACCAGCGACGGTGGTATCCTGGCCAACTCCACCTTTGGTCAGGCTCTTCGGGCTGGGACTCTCCATCTGCCTCCAGACCAGCCTCTACCTGGTGGAGAACACCGTGGAGCCCAGCCCCACGTCTTTGTGGCTGATGAAGCGTTCCCGCTGCGGCGTGAGCTCATGAGACCTTTCCCTGGACGCCTCCTCCCTTTACAGAAGAGGGTCTTTAATTATCGCCTTTCCAGGGCCAGGATGATAGTGGAGGGTGCCTTCGGTATCCTCTCCTCACAGTGGAGGTTGTATCGGCGCGCCATGGAGCTCCGTCCTGAAATTGCCGAGAAGTGTGTGAAGGCAACGTGTGTTCTCCACAACTTTCTGCGCTGTGTGGACGAGAGAGGGGCACCTGCTGTGGGAGGTGTGGCGCCTGCTGTGGTGGAGCCGTTGCAAGGCCTGGGTCGTGTGGCAGCAAACAACTCCTCCAGAGAGGCTGTCCTGGTGAGGGAGAAGTTCATGGCTCACTTCTCGGCAGAGGGAGCTGTGTCTTGGCAACCAAAGGAGTAG
- the LOC113013197 gene encoding Krueppel-like factor 15 produces the protein MVDHLPFGEETFLYYTGSPKSDYSCLYCHTNGGIMVTDACTYHHHHHLYQGVTLSSSPRLSEDDLSDSSSPRSSLCSSPESSSPVSRHVLSSSYKSRSSRSSGSCSSSGGESQDSLLDLLLSQASHTTSLSSNTSNSSNTLSSSLCLSSPPSSTSSSPTVPILPTGLAWEQQLSVLQQQAKEDSYEFPVFLDELQDPAAFLFQPTLEEIEEFLEENMVVAVEKEEERCDEMMSPTSEDVDAENSRTLAGELVSQNSDQTVPVAHSPFSSHTETKHAPCASDMDSSSSSVDASCVTSSATSHAEGIKQEESGSLPSSSESSSSASHVPVILQIQPIQIKQEPNSSAISESDTQNPEKSQSQQTLAPTDIKIAQLLVNIQGQTFALVPQLLSSANVASSSKAGITTSSKFVRIAPVPIAAKPTGLVEGGLGGSSATGVLSGGQRYQKNAVADLIKMHKCSFPGCNKMYSKSSHLKAHLRRHTGEKPFACTWPGCGWRFSRSDELSRHRRSHSGVKPYQCIVCEKKFARSDHLSKHLKVHRFPRSSRTGRSANGPL, from the exons ATGGTTGATCACTTACCATTTGGTGAGGAGACCTTCCTGTATTACACCGGCTCCCCAAAGTCTGACTATAGCTGCCTCTATTGCCACACTAATGGTGGCATCATGGTGACTGACGCGTGTacctaccaccaccaccaccacctgtaCCAAGGAGTGACTCTCTCGTCCTCTCCTCGGCTCTCTGAGGACGACCTCAGTGACTCCTCCAGCCCTCGTTCGTCCCTCTGCTCCAGTCCCGAGTCCTCGTCCCCAGTGTCACGACATGTCCTAAGCTCCAGCTACAaaagcaggagcagcaggagcagtGGGAGCTGCAGCTCCTCGGGAGGAGAGAGTCAAGACAGCCTGCTAGACCTCCTGCTGTCTCAGGCCTCCCACACCACCTCATTAAGTTCTAAcaccagcaacagcagcaacactcTTTCATCCTCTCTGTGCCTGTCCTCTCCACCTTCCTCCACATCTTCTTCTCCTACTGTTCCCATTTTACCTACGGGGCTGGCTTGGGAGCAACAGCTGAGTGTTCTGCAGCAGCAGGCCAAAGAGGATTCTTACGAGTTCCCAGTCTTCCTCGATGAGTTGCAGGATCCTGCGGCATTCCTGTTTCAGCCCACTCTAGAGGAGATTGAGGAGTTCCTAGAGGAAAACATGGTTGTGGCAgtagaaaaagaagaggaaaggtGCGATGAGATGATGTCCCCAACATCAGAGGATGTAGATGCAGAAAATTCAAGGACATTAGCAGGAGAACTAGTGTCACAGAACTCGGATCAAACTGTGCCTGTGGCTCATTCTCCATTCTCCTCCCACACAGAGACCAAACATGCACCATGTGCATCAGATATGGACAGCTCATCATCATCGGTAGATGCTAGCTGTGTAACTAGCTCTGCCACCAGCCATGCAGAAGGGATCAAACAGGAGGAGTCTGGATCACTGCCTTCCTCATCCGAAAGTTCCAGCTCTGCTTCTCATGTGCCTGTCATCCTACAAATCCAGCCTATACAGATCAAACAAGAACCAAACTCCAGCGCCATTTCAGAATCTGACACACAGAATCCTGAGAAATCCCAGTCCCAACAAACCCTGGCCCCAACTGACATCAAAATAGCTCAGCTCCTGGTTAACATTCAGGGGCAGACTTTTGCCTTAGTGCCTCAGCTGCTTTCTTCAGCTAACGTCGCGAGCTCAAGCAAAGCCGGGATCACCACTTCGTCCAAATTTGTCCGGATCGCGCCGGTGCCCATCGCAGCTAAACCCACAGGGCTTGTGGAAGGTGGGTTAGGTGGCAGTTCGGCTACAGGGGTGCTTTCTGGAGGTCAGAGGTACCAGAAGAATGCAGTCGCAGACCTTATTAAGATGCACAAGTGCTCTTTTCCTGGCTGTAATAAGATGTACTCCAAGAGCAGCCACCTTAAAGCCCATCTGAGGAGGCATACGGGGGAGAAGCCATTTGCCTGCACATGGCCTGGCTGTGGATGGAG GTTTTCTCGATCGGACGAGCTATCCCGACACCGCCGCTCCCACTCAGGAGTGAAACCATACCAGTGTATAGTCTGTGAGAAGAAGTTTGCTCGCAGTGATCACCTGTCGAAACACCTCAAAGTCCACCGCTTTCCACGAAGCAGCAGGACAGGACGCTCTGCAAATGGACCCCTTTGA